The following proteins are co-located in the Piscirickettsia litoralis genome:
- a CDS encoding response regulator transcription factor produces the protein MKILIVDDSENTLSSMQRLIRSKHKSADITTSLSGIEAIKHINESSFDIVFSDLNMGQVNGDSVVKHVRTQQPNALIVMLTGHIKDSRIASVIADNDIDYLVEKGSPKERILNILKEVSLLEGRQRF, from the coding sequence ATGAAGATACTGATTGTTGACGATAGTGAAAATACTCTTTCTTCTATGCAAAGGCTGATTAGGTCAAAGCATAAAAGCGCTGATATCACCACATCTTTATCAGGAATAGAAGCAATTAAACACATCAATGAATCATCATTTGATATTGTTTTTTCGGACCTTAACATGGGCCAAGTAAACGGTGATTCGGTTGTAAAACATGTTCGTACTCAACAGCCTAACGCGTTGATCGTCATGCTGACCGGGCATATTAAAGATAGCCGTATTGCTTCAGTCATTGCCGATAATGATATTGATTATTTAGTAGAAAAAGGCAGTCCTAAAGAGCGAATACTTAATATTCTCAAGGAAGTCTCACTGCTAGAAGGGCGACAACGGTTCTAA